In candidate division KSB1 bacterium, the genomic stretch CGGTGCAGCGAGTCTCGGCGGCGCGAGTGCGGCTGGCGATTCAACAACCGCTCGGGCTTGTGCGCGGGTTACTCAAGTCGTGCGAAGTCGTACTGGGGAATGACACGGGGATTACGTTCCTCGCCGCGGCCGTGGGCGGACCGCGCGTGATCGCACTGTACGGGAGCACACAAGTGAACTATTTGTTTCCGCCACCGCATCTCGCGCTGCACGCGGGCGTGCCGTGCTGCCTCTCGCGCTACGGTCACGGCGGCATGCACTGCCGCTGGCACGAGCAGGGCGACGCGTGGTGCATGAAGCAGATCAGCGTGGAAAGAGTGTGGGAAGAAGTCAGGAGAGGGATGAAGGATGAGGGATGAGGCAGACACGAGGAACGCGGAAACTCGTAGCGTCCCACACCCGTGCGCGATCGGGTCCGTTCTCCCCCCACATCCTGTGGGGGGATCAAGGGGGGAAATCTCCGTAGCGCCGCAGGGATCTGCGCTCGGGATGGCTTAGGCGCAATTGAATCATTGTGAACGTCCAACGTTTTCACCCGAGCGGGGCACGAGACGCCGCGCGGGGCGAGGTTTGAATGAAGAGCTGATGTCCATGTGACGCTATGGAGACTTCCCCCTTGGTCCCCCATAGGATATGGGGGAGACCCGAGCAGACAACCACGCGGGGTTATCCCGACCTTGATTCAGAGCCGCTCGGCAGCCGCCGCTACGGCAGTGCGGGATTCGGGCAGGGACACAGTCCCTGCTCGGCGATAAAGAAGACCGGGGCATGTCAACTGCGAAAGAGACATGCCGACGCAAGGCAAGCGGCCCGTGCGGCACTACGAACGATTGAACCGGCCCACCAAGGTGGGCGCTACGAAGATCTCCCCCCTTGGTTCCCCCACAGGATGTGGGGGGAGAGCCGAAAACAAAAAGTACGGGCAGCCGAATGGCTGCCCGCGTTGGTTTACGTATTTCCGGTGCGGCTACGCTTTGGTGCCGACAGTCACCGGAGTCCGGCTCTCGCCGAAGACTTTGCGCCACAAGGCCTGCAGTGCGCTCTTGATCGTGGCCGGCGATTCCTCGGTGACGAAATGCTCCAGAATAACTTCCGGATCAAACCGCCCCTCAGACAGCACCATCACACTCTCCAGATGATTGCGCAACTGTCGTGCGTTCTCCTGCCACGTGACCTTCGTCAGAAGGTCCATGTAGTGATACGGCACGGTCGGCCGTTCAATCTTTTCCCGGGTGGCCAGCTCGTCAAGGATATAGACCGAAAGTGCAGGGATGTCTTCCTTGCGATCGGCCAGGCCGGGCATCCGCAACGAGGTTGCGGACAGCATTCGCAACAGGTCCAGATTGAACAGACCTGCCTGCTGAAGGTTCTCGAGCTCCGCGAAATCCGCGGTCGCAATGATGCGACAGGCGAAGGCCCGCCGGTCTCCCGCGTGATTCGTGTAGCGCCCGGTCTCCAGAGCACGGGCGATGTGCTCCTGCGCGAGCGGATTCAGATTCTCCAGCCCGCTCAAGAACAACGTTCCTTCTTCCGCCATCTCGAAACGTCCCAATGCATGAGCCACACGATCGCCGTACAGCATCGTGTTCATGACATCAGGGGTCAAGGTCGCGCAGTCAACCATGACGAAGGGTCCGTACGGACAGCCTTCCTCATGGATCACGCGCGCCAGCATCGTCTTGCCCGTGCCGGGAGCACCGATGATCAGCACCGGATCCGTGCGCAGAGCCGCAACCCCGGCTGCGGCGAGTGCCTCCCGCATCGCCCGGCTCTGCGCGACTACCTTGTCGCGGGTCTTTTTCATTGTTGCTTTCATTTCCATCGAAGTCAGTCCTGGTTTCACCTATCTCCGCTCAGGTTACTCGCAAATATGGCTCCACACGTTGACCCTGTGCAACGTCAGTCCCGCCCCAGAGGATGCTTCACTCGTAACGACGATCGTTTGACCTTTACTTGCGAATTCCCTGTACCAAGGAATACCGATTGGCCAACCTTCTCCGGATCAAAGAAACTCCGTATAATAAAACGATCAAACCAACCGATGCGCCGGTCAATGCGAGGATCAGAAGATAGGAGCTGGGTCTCATAGTACTGTGCAATGGTTTGCGTCTTGTACTTCAGACGCAGTAACAGAGTGGCGGTCATTGCAGCGAAGATCCCCGCGGTCGCCCACTGCGTGATGGATAGAAGTTCGACACTCGTCACCTGAGCAACGTACTCAAGCGTGTCGATCAACACCACCAAGGTAAAGAGAAAGACCAGCGTGTCGGCGTAGGCGCCGATAGGTCGATCTGTCTTCAGCTTGTGCCAAAAAAATGCCACGAGTATCACGAGTGATATCATATTGATTTTTATGATCGCTCGAGCGATAGGAGCATAGATGTCCACCGGTGGATTTGCACTTTGCACGGCCAGAACCACCTCCGGTGACCAATAGTAGGGCCAAAACCACCAAGCACAAAGCGGCAGCACTACCGCCGCCGCCAAGGTGTTGACAGCCCATCGCTTCTCATCGCGGAAGATGTACGTACTAACCGTCTTGGCCGCCACCCAGGCGAACAGTAGGTGAGTCACGACCAAGATCAGTACAAATGCCGAGACCGATGACTCAAAACTGGTCAGAAACTGGAAATGATAGAAAGCCGGCGCTGAAAGTCCCAGCACGGCAAAAAGGATCCAGAAGTGAAAGAAGATCGTCCGATAGTGCAGTTCTTGGCGATAACACATGAAGCTCAGCAACGACAAGAGCCCCAGCTGCAAGATGTTGAAGCTGAAGCTCAAGTGCTGACGGAGAACCTCACTGGGCAGAAACCACAGCGTGGACCAAAGAACCGCTGCGGTGACCAGTGCGTATGAGACAAAAAGGACCACCAAACCTCCACGAGTTTCCGTGGTCGGCCTAGTGGTCCATAAACCCCTGTTCTCGCGGAGCTTACTTGCCTGGACGAGGAGGAATTATGGGGATCACCCCAGCATCTACCGACCGCGGAGGAATAATCGGAATGACTCCGGCTTCCACGCCCCGGGGCGGGATGATGGGAATGACGCCCGCCTCTAACCCGGGGTGACGGGGCGGAATGATGGGGATTACACCCGCATCGGTTCCGGCCATCAGACCTGTTGAAGCAAACACCGTTCCGCCCACGCAAAGCAGAACCGCTAGCAAGACAATTTTTTTCATAGCGCCAACCTCATGAAAAGAAAGGGGAAAAGTGCTATCCTGATCGCCACGCTTTATCTCGACGATAAATATAGTGAACCCTGAACCAGATGTCAAGGCAAATCGGAGGATTACTCGAAGTTTTCTTCAACAAGGCATGCAGTTGAGAGCGTTTGGGCCGACTTTGAGTAGTCTGGGACGTTTGTTCAGGGTCGCTTGTATTAATCATTGTAAAACGGCCCGTTATCTTACGGACCCAGGACGACCGGTTCGCGCTGCCCGGCGGGCGGAGCAGATTGCCTTGAATCCGCACGTAGATATCGCTATATTATTGGTTTGGCCATTCGGCGTTAGATGGGTGGCGGAGATGGCAAACCGACATGCACTGCAAATCTCTTAAAAACTTAGTGTTAACTACACACACCGGACAGAAGAGTCATGCTCGATCGGCTTGAGAATATCCTCATCCGTTACCGCCAGGTTCAAGAAGAGCTCAGTTCGCCGGTGGTTAGCGCCGACCCGATGGGGGCCAAGCCTCTATTGAAGGAGGCAAAGGACCTGTTGCCACTGGTTGAAAAGATCCGATTGTACCAAAAGGTCCAGGGCGAAATCAACCAGGCCCGAACCATGGAGACCGAGTCCGATCCGGAAATCCGAAGTATGGCTGCCGAGGAAGTTCGGCTGTTGACGGATCGAGCGGCGCAACTGGAAGAGGAAATCCGTGCTCTGCT encodes the following:
- a CDS encoding sigma-54-dependent Fis family transcriptional regulator, with the protein product MKKTRDKVVAQSRAMREALAAAGVAALRTDPVLIIGAPGTGKTMLARVIHEEGCPYGPFVMVDCATLTPDVMNTMLYGDRVAHALGRFEMAEEGTLFLSGLENLNPLAQEHIARALETGRYTNHAGDRRAFACRIIATADFAELENLQQAGLFNLDLLRMLSATSLRMPGLADRKEDIPALSVYILDELATREKIERPTVPYHYMDLLTKVTWQENARQLRNHLESVMVLSEGRFDPEVILEHFVTEESPATIKSALQALWRKVFGESRTPVTVGTKA